A genomic segment from Mus caroli chromosome 17, CAROLI_EIJ_v1.1, whole genome shotgun sequence encodes:
- the Vars gene encoding valine--tRNA ligase isoform X1: MVLPGACVPCSTCSGPLLNLPGLSSGHCTAFRPCTAMSILYVSPHPDAFPSLRALIAARYGEAGDGPGWGGPHPRICLQPPPSSRTPFPPPRLPALEQGPGGLWVWGAPAVAQLLWPAGLGGPGGSRAAVLVQQWVSYADTELIPAACGATLPALGLRGPGQDPQAALGALGKALNPLEDWLRLHTYLAGDTPTLADLAAVTALLLPFRYVLDPSARRIWGNVTRWFNTCVRQPEFRAVLGEVALYSGARSVTQQPGSEVTAPQKTPAQLKKEAKKREKLEKFQQKQKTQQQPPHGEKKPKPEKKEKRDPGVITYDLPTPPGEKKDVSGAMPDSYSPQYVEAAWYPWWERQGFFKPEYGRPSVSAPNPRGIFMMCIPPPNVTGSLHLGHALTNAIQDSLTRWHRMRGETTLWNPGCDHAGIATQVVVEKKLWKERGLNRHQLGREAFLEEVWKWKAEKGDRIYHQLKKLGSSLDWDRACFTMDPKLSATVTEAFVRLHEEGVIYRSTRLVNWSCTLNSAISDIEVDKKELTGRTLLPVPGYKEKVEFGVLVSFAYKVQGSDSDEEVVVATTRIETMLGDVAVAVHPKDPRYQHLKGKYVVHPFLSRSLPIVFDDFVDMEFGTGAVKITPAHDQNDYEVGQRHRLEAISIMDSKGALINVPPPFLGLPRFEARKAVLAALKERGLFRGVKDNPMVVPLCNRSKDVVEPLLRPQWYVRCGEMAQAASAAVTRGDLRILPEAHQRTWHSWMDNIRDWCISRQLWWGHRIPAYFITVHDPAVPPGEDPDGRYWVSGRTEAEAREKAAQEFGVSPDKISLQQDEDVLDTWFSSGLFPFSIFGWPNQSEDLSVFYPGTLLETGHDILFFWVARMVMLGLKLTGKLPFREVYLHAIVRDAHGRKMSKSLGNVIDPLDVIHGVSLQGLHDQLLNSNLDPSEVEKAKEGQKADFPAGIPECGTDALRFGLCAYTSQGRDINLDVNRILGYRHFCNKLWNATKFALRGLGKGFVPSATSKPGGHESLVDRWIRSRLTEAVRLSNEGFQAYDFPAITTAQYSFWLYELCDVYLECLKPVLNGVDQVAAECARQTLYTCLDVGLRLLSPFMPFVTEELFQRLPRRTPKAPASLCVTPYPEPSECSWKDPEAEAALELALSITRAVRSLRADYNLTRTRPDCFLEVADEATGALASAVSGYVQALASAGVVAVLALGAPAPQGCAVAVASDRCSIHLQLQGLVDPARELGKLQAKRSEAQRQAQRLQERRAASSYSAKVPLEVQEADEAKLQQTEAELRKVDEAIALFQKML, translated from the exons ATGGTCCTGCCGGGCGCCTGCGTACCTTGCAGCACGTGCTCAGGTCCCCTCCTCAATCTGCCTGGTCTCTCCTCAGGTCACTGCACTGCTTTCCGACCCTGCACAGCCATGTCCATCCTCTACGTCTCTCCTCACCCCGACGCCTTCCCCAGCCTCCGAGCCCTCATCGCTGCCCGATACGGGGAAGCTGGTGACGGTCCCGGGTGGGGAGGCCCTCACCCCCGCATCTGCTTGCAGCCTCCCCCGAGCAGCCGGACTCCATTCCCTCCGCCTCGCCTGCCCGCCCTGGAGCAGGGGCCTGGCGGCCTGTGGGTGTGGGGGGCCCCGGCTGTAGCTCAGCTGTTGTGGCCAGCAGGCCTGGGGGGACCCGGGGGCAGCCGGGCAGCTGTCCTGGTCCAGCAGTGGGTCAGTTATGCTGACACGGAGCTCATACCCGCTGCCTGCGGGGCGACCCTGCCTGCCCTGGGACTTCGAGGTCCTGGTCAGGATCCCCAg GCTGCCCTTGGGGCCCTGGGCAAGGCCTTGAACCCCTTGGAGGACTGGCTGCGGCTGCACACCTACCTGGCTGGAGATACCCCCACTCTGGCTGACTTAGCTGCTGTGACAGCCTTACTGCTGCCCTTCCGATAC GTTCTGGACCCTTCTGCCCGCCGGATCTGGGGCAATGTGACTCGCTGGTTTAACACTTGTGTCCGGCAACCGGAATTCCGGGCTGTGCTGGGAGAAGTGGCCCTGTACTCGGGGGCCAGGTCTGTCACTCAACAGCCAG GCTCCGAGGTCACGGCACCCCAAAAAACACCGGCGCAACTCAAAAAAGAGGCAAAGAAACGGGAGAAACTAGAGAAATTCCAGCAGAAGCAGAAGACCCAGCAGCAGCCCCCGCACGGAGAG AAGAAACCAAaaccagagaagaaggagaaacgGGACCCTGGGGTCATTACCTATGACCTCCCTACCCCACCGGGGGAGAAGAAAG atGTAAGTGGCGCCATGCCCGACTCCTACAGCCCTCAGTATGTGGAGGCTGCCTGGTATCCTTGGTGGGAGCGGCAGGGCTTCTTCAAGCCAGAGTACGGG CGTCCTAGTGTGTCAGCACCCAATCCCCGAGGCATCTTCATGATGTGCATCCCGCCCCCCAACGTGACGGGCTCCCTGCACCTGGGCCACGCGCTCACCAACGCCATCCAGGACTCCCTGACTCGATG GCACCGCATGCGTGGGGAGACCACCCTATGGAACCCAGGCTGTGACCATGCAGGCATTGCCACCCAGGTGGTGGTGGAAAAGAAGCTCTGGAAAGAGCGGGGTCTGAACCGACACCAGCTGGGCCGTGAGGCCTTTCTTGAGGAGGTCTGGAAGTGGAAAGCCGA GAAGGGTGACAGGATttaccaccaattaaagaaactTGGCAGCTCCTTGGACTGGGATCGAGCCTGCTTCACCATGGATCCT AAATTGTCAGCAACTGTGACAGAGGCTTTTGTTAGGCTCCACGAAGAAGGGGTCATCTACCGTAGCACCCGCCTGGTCAACTGGTCCTGCACCCTCAACTCAGCCATTTCTGACATTGAG GTGGATAAGAAGGAGCTGACAGGCCGCACCCTGCTTCCTGTGCCTGGCTACAAGGAGAAGGTGGAGTTTGGGGTCCTCGTGTCTTTTGCCTACAAGGTTCAAGGCTCAG ACAGTGAcgaggaggtggtggtggcaaCAACCCGGATTGAGACCATGCTGGGAGACGTGGCTGTAGCTGTGCACCCCAAGGATCCCAGATACCAG CACTTAAAGGGAAAGTATGTCGTCCACCCATTCTTGTCCCGGAGCCTTCCCATCGTCTTCGATGACTTTGTGGACATGGAGTTTGGCACAG GTGCCGTGAAGATCACCCCGGCACATGACCAGAATGACTATGAGGTTGGGCAGCGACACAGGCTCGAGGCCATTAGCATCATGGACTCGAAAGGGGCCCTCATCAATGTGCCTCCACCTTTCCTG GGCCTGCCCAGGTTTGAGGCCAGGAAGGCTGTGCTGGCGGCACTGAAGGAGCGGGGCCTGTTCCGTGGCGTCAAGGACAACCCCATGGTGGTGCCACTTTGCAA CCGCTCCAAGGATGTGGTGGAGCCTCTATTAAGGCCACAGTGGTACGTGCgctgtggggagatggctcaggctgCCAGTGCTGCTGTGACCCGGGGTGACCTCCGTATACTGCCTGAGGCCCATCAACGGACGTGGCATTCTTGGATGGACAACATCAG AGACTGGTGCATCTCTCGGCAGCTGTGGTGGGGCCACCGAATCCCTGCCTACTTTATCACCGTCCATGACCCGGCAGTACCCCCTGGGGAG GACCCTGATGGGCGGTACTGGGTAAGCGGACGCACTGAAGCAGAGGCCCGAGAGAAGGCAGCACAGGAGTTTGGAGTGTCCCCTGACAAGATCAGCCTTCAGCAAG ATGAGGATGTGTTGGATACCTGGTTCTCCTCCggtctcttccccttctccatcttTGGCTGGCCCAATCAG TCAGAAGACCTCAGTGTGTTCTACCCTGGGACCCTGTTGGAGACAGGCCATGATATCCTCTTCTTCTGGGTGGCCCGGATGGTCATGCTCGGCCTGAAGCTCACTGGGAAGCTACCCTTCAGAGAG GTCTATCTCCATGCAATCGTGCGTGATGCTCATGGCAGGAAGATGAGCAAGTCTCTTGGCAATGTCATCGATCCCCTGGATGTCATCCATGGAGTTTCCTTGCAG GGCCTCCATGACCAACTACTGAACAGCAACCTAGATCCCAGTGAGGTGGAGAAAGCCAAAGAAGGACAG AAGGCCGACTTTCCTGCAGGGATTCCCGAGTGTGGCACTGATGCCCTACGCTTTGGACTCTGTGCCTACACATCCCAAG GTCGAGACATCAACCTGGATGTGAACAGGATCCTGGGGTACCGTCACTTCTGCAACAAACTCTGGAATGCCACCAAGTTTGCCCTGCGCGGCCTTGGGAAGGGCTTTGTGCCCTCAGCAACCTCCAAG CCTGGAGGGCACGAGAGCCTGGTGGACCGCTGGATCCGCAGCCGCCTGACTGAGGCCGTGAGGCTCAGCAATGAAGGCTTCCAGGCTTACGATTTCCCGGCCATCACCACCGCCCAGTACAGCTTTTGGCTCTATGAGCTCTGTGATGTCTACTTG GAGTGTCTAAAACCTGTGCTGAATGGAGTGGACCAGGTGGCGGCAGAGTGTGCTCGGCAGACCCTCTACACCTGCCTGGATGTTGGCCTGCGACTGCTCTCGCCCTTCATGCCCTTTGTCACAGAGGAGCTATTTCAGAGACTGCCCCGGCGGACACCAAAAGCGCCTGCTAGCCTCTGTGTCACCCCGTACCCAGAGCCCTCAGAG TGCTCCTGGAAGGACCCTGAAGCCGAAGCTGCTCTTGAACTAGCTCTGAGCATCACTCGAGCTGTGCGCTCCCTGCGTGCTGACTACAACCTGACCCGCACCAGGCCCGACT GTTTCTTGGAAGTAGCCGATGAGGCCACAGGTGCCTTGGCCTCGGCAGTGTCGGGCTACGTGCAGGCTCTGGCCAGTGCGGGCGTGGTGGCTGTCCTCGCCCTGGGTGCCCCTGCACCGCAGGGCTGCGCTGTAGCTGTGGCCTCTGACCGCTGCTCCATCCACCTGCAGCTGCAGGGGCTAGTGGACCCAGCCCGGGAGTTGGGCAAGCTGCAGGCCAAGCGAAGTGAGGCACAGCGGCAGGCTCAACGTCTGCAGGAGCGCCGTGCTGCCTCCAGCTACTCAGCAAAGGTGCCCCTTGAGGTCCAGGAGGCAGATGAAGCGAAG TTGCAACAGACAGAGGCGGAGCTCAGGAAGGTGGATGAGGCCATCGCCCTGTTCCAGAAGATGCTGTGA
- the Vars gene encoding valine--tRNA ligase isoform X2: MSILYVSPHPDAFPSLRALIAARYGEAGDGPGWGGPHPRICLQPPPSSRTPFPPPRLPALEQGPGGLWVWGAPAVAQLLWPAGLGGPGGSRAAVLVQQWVSYADTELIPAACGATLPALGLRGPGQDPQAALGALGKALNPLEDWLRLHTYLAGDTPTLADLAAVTALLLPFRYVLDPSARRIWGNVTRWFNTCVRQPEFRAVLGEVALYSGARSVTQQPGSEVTAPQKTPAQLKKEAKKREKLEKFQQKQKTQQQPPHGEKKPKPEKKEKRDPGVITYDLPTPPGEKKDVSGAMPDSYSPQYVEAAWYPWWERQGFFKPEYGRPSVSAPNPRGIFMMCIPPPNVTGSLHLGHALTNAIQDSLTRWHRMRGETTLWNPGCDHAGIATQVVVEKKLWKERGLNRHQLGREAFLEEVWKWKAEKGDRIYHQLKKLGSSLDWDRACFTMDPKLSATVTEAFVRLHEEGVIYRSTRLVNWSCTLNSAISDIEVDKKELTGRTLLPVPGYKEKVEFGVLVSFAYKVQGSDSDEEVVVATTRIETMLGDVAVAVHPKDPRYQHLKGKYVVHPFLSRSLPIVFDDFVDMEFGTGAVKITPAHDQNDYEVGQRHRLEAISIMDSKGALINVPPPFLGLPRFEARKAVLAALKERGLFRGVKDNPMVVPLCNRSKDVVEPLLRPQWYVRCGEMAQAASAAVTRGDLRILPEAHQRTWHSWMDNIRDWCISRQLWWGHRIPAYFITVHDPAVPPGEDPDGRYWVSGRTEAEAREKAAQEFGVSPDKISLQQDEDVLDTWFSSGLFPFSIFGWPNQSEDLSVFYPGTLLETGHDILFFWVARMVMLGLKLTGKLPFREVYLHAIVRDAHGRKMSKSLGNVIDPLDVIHGVSLQGLHDQLLNSNLDPSEVEKAKEGQKADFPAGIPECGTDALRFGLCAYTSQGRDINLDVNRILGYRHFCNKLWNATKFALRGLGKGFVPSATSKPGGHESLVDRWIRSRLTEAVRLSNEGFQAYDFPAITTAQYSFWLYELCDVYLECLKPVLNGVDQVAAECARQTLYTCLDVGLRLLSPFMPFVTEELFQRLPRRTPKAPASLCVTPYPEPSECSWKDPEAEAALELALSITRAVRSLRADYNLTRTRPDCFLEVADEATGALASAVSGYVQALASAGVVAVLALGAPAPQGCAVAVASDRCSIHLQLQGLVDPARELGKLQAKRSEAQRQAQRLQERRAASSYSAKVPLEVQEADEAKLQQTEAELRKVDEAIALFQKML; this comes from the exons ATGTCCATCCTCTACGTCTCTCCTCACCCCGACGCCTTCCCCAGCCTCCGAGCCCTCATCGCTGCCCGATACGGGGAAGCTGGTGACGGTCCCGGGTGGGGAGGCCCTCACCCCCGCATCTGCTTGCAGCCTCCCCCGAGCAGCCGGACTCCATTCCCTCCGCCTCGCCTGCCCGCCCTGGAGCAGGGGCCTGGCGGCCTGTGGGTGTGGGGGGCCCCGGCTGTAGCTCAGCTGTTGTGGCCAGCAGGCCTGGGGGGACCCGGGGGCAGCCGGGCAGCTGTCCTGGTCCAGCAGTGGGTCAGTTATGCTGACACGGAGCTCATACCCGCTGCCTGCGGGGCGACCCTGCCTGCCCTGGGACTTCGAGGTCCTGGTCAGGATCCCCAg GCTGCCCTTGGGGCCCTGGGCAAGGCCTTGAACCCCTTGGAGGACTGGCTGCGGCTGCACACCTACCTGGCTGGAGATACCCCCACTCTGGCTGACTTAGCTGCTGTGACAGCCTTACTGCTGCCCTTCCGATAC GTTCTGGACCCTTCTGCCCGCCGGATCTGGGGCAATGTGACTCGCTGGTTTAACACTTGTGTCCGGCAACCGGAATTCCGGGCTGTGCTGGGAGAAGTGGCCCTGTACTCGGGGGCCAGGTCTGTCACTCAACAGCCAG GCTCCGAGGTCACGGCACCCCAAAAAACACCGGCGCAACTCAAAAAAGAGGCAAAGAAACGGGAGAAACTAGAGAAATTCCAGCAGAAGCAGAAGACCCAGCAGCAGCCCCCGCACGGAGAG AAGAAACCAAaaccagagaagaaggagaaacgGGACCCTGGGGTCATTACCTATGACCTCCCTACCCCACCGGGGGAGAAGAAAG atGTAAGTGGCGCCATGCCCGACTCCTACAGCCCTCAGTATGTGGAGGCTGCCTGGTATCCTTGGTGGGAGCGGCAGGGCTTCTTCAAGCCAGAGTACGGG CGTCCTAGTGTGTCAGCACCCAATCCCCGAGGCATCTTCATGATGTGCATCCCGCCCCCCAACGTGACGGGCTCCCTGCACCTGGGCCACGCGCTCACCAACGCCATCCAGGACTCCCTGACTCGATG GCACCGCATGCGTGGGGAGACCACCCTATGGAACCCAGGCTGTGACCATGCAGGCATTGCCACCCAGGTGGTGGTGGAAAAGAAGCTCTGGAAAGAGCGGGGTCTGAACCGACACCAGCTGGGCCGTGAGGCCTTTCTTGAGGAGGTCTGGAAGTGGAAAGCCGA GAAGGGTGACAGGATttaccaccaattaaagaaactTGGCAGCTCCTTGGACTGGGATCGAGCCTGCTTCACCATGGATCCT AAATTGTCAGCAACTGTGACAGAGGCTTTTGTTAGGCTCCACGAAGAAGGGGTCATCTACCGTAGCACCCGCCTGGTCAACTGGTCCTGCACCCTCAACTCAGCCATTTCTGACATTGAG GTGGATAAGAAGGAGCTGACAGGCCGCACCCTGCTTCCTGTGCCTGGCTACAAGGAGAAGGTGGAGTTTGGGGTCCTCGTGTCTTTTGCCTACAAGGTTCAAGGCTCAG ACAGTGAcgaggaggtggtggtggcaaCAACCCGGATTGAGACCATGCTGGGAGACGTGGCTGTAGCTGTGCACCCCAAGGATCCCAGATACCAG CACTTAAAGGGAAAGTATGTCGTCCACCCATTCTTGTCCCGGAGCCTTCCCATCGTCTTCGATGACTTTGTGGACATGGAGTTTGGCACAG GTGCCGTGAAGATCACCCCGGCACATGACCAGAATGACTATGAGGTTGGGCAGCGACACAGGCTCGAGGCCATTAGCATCATGGACTCGAAAGGGGCCCTCATCAATGTGCCTCCACCTTTCCTG GGCCTGCCCAGGTTTGAGGCCAGGAAGGCTGTGCTGGCGGCACTGAAGGAGCGGGGCCTGTTCCGTGGCGTCAAGGACAACCCCATGGTGGTGCCACTTTGCAA CCGCTCCAAGGATGTGGTGGAGCCTCTATTAAGGCCACAGTGGTACGTGCgctgtggggagatggctcaggctgCCAGTGCTGCTGTGACCCGGGGTGACCTCCGTATACTGCCTGAGGCCCATCAACGGACGTGGCATTCTTGGATGGACAACATCAG AGACTGGTGCATCTCTCGGCAGCTGTGGTGGGGCCACCGAATCCCTGCCTACTTTATCACCGTCCATGACCCGGCAGTACCCCCTGGGGAG GACCCTGATGGGCGGTACTGGGTAAGCGGACGCACTGAAGCAGAGGCCCGAGAGAAGGCAGCACAGGAGTTTGGAGTGTCCCCTGACAAGATCAGCCTTCAGCAAG ATGAGGATGTGTTGGATACCTGGTTCTCCTCCggtctcttccccttctccatcttTGGCTGGCCCAATCAG TCAGAAGACCTCAGTGTGTTCTACCCTGGGACCCTGTTGGAGACAGGCCATGATATCCTCTTCTTCTGGGTGGCCCGGATGGTCATGCTCGGCCTGAAGCTCACTGGGAAGCTACCCTTCAGAGAG GTCTATCTCCATGCAATCGTGCGTGATGCTCATGGCAGGAAGATGAGCAAGTCTCTTGGCAATGTCATCGATCCCCTGGATGTCATCCATGGAGTTTCCTTGCAG GGCCTCCATGACCAACTACTGAACAGCAACCTAGATCCCAGTGAGGTGGAGAAAGCCAAAGAAGGACAG AAGGCCGACTTTCCTGCAGGGATTCCCGAGTGTGGCACTGATGCCCTACGCTTTGGACTCTGTGCCTACACATCCCAAG GTCGAGACATCAACCTGGATGTGAACAGGATCCTGGGGTACCGTCACTTCTGCAACAAACTCTGGAATGCCACCAAGTTTGCCCTGCGCGGCCTTGGGAAGGGCTTTGTGCCCTCAGCAACCTCCAAG CCTGGAGGGCACGAGAGCCTGGTGGACCGCTGGATCCGCAGCCGCCTGACTGAGGCCGTGAGGCTCAGCAATGAAGGCTTCCAGGCTTACGATTTCCCGGCCATCACCACCGCCCAGTACAGCTTTTGGCTCTATGAGCTCTGTGATGTCTACTTG GAGTGTCTAAAACCTGTGCTGAATGGAGTGGACCAGGTGGCGGCAGAGTGTGCTCGGCAGACCCTCTACACCTGCCTGGATGTTGGCCTGCGACTGCTCTCGCCCTTCATGCCCTTTGTCACAGAGGAGCTATTTCAGAGACTGCCCCGGCGGACACCAAAAGCGCCTGCTAGCCTCTGTGTCACCCCGTACCCAGAGCCCTCAGAG TGCTCCTGGAAGGACCCTGAAGCCGAAGCTGCTCTTGAACTAGCTCTGAGCATCACTCGAGCTGTGCGCTCCCTGCGTGCTGACTACAACCTGACCCGCACCAGGCCCGACT GTTTCTTGGAAGTAGCCGATGAGGCCACAGGTGCCTTGGCCTCGGCAGTGTCGGGCTACGTGCAGGCTCTGGCCAGTGCGGGCGTGGTGGCTGTCCTCGCCCTGGGTGCCCCTGCACCGCAGGGCTGCGCTGTAGCTGTGGCCTCTGACCGCTGCTCCATCCACCTGCAGCTGCAGGGGCTAGTGGACCCAGCCCGGGAGTTGGGCAAGCTGCAGGCCAAGCGAAGTGAGGCACAGCGGCAGGCTCAACGTCTGCAGGAGCGCCGTGCTGCCTCCAGCTACTCAGCAAAGGTGCCCCTTGAGGTCCAGGAGGCAGATGAAGCGAAG TTGCAACAGACAGAGGCGGAGCTCAGGAAGGTGGATGAGGCCATCGCCCTGTTCCAGAAGATGCTGTGA